In a genomic window of Leptolyngbya sp. SIO1E4:
- a CDS encoding ABC transporter ATP-binding protein — protein MNRSPSQPKPGPGLWRVMGTFWPCVRSQWRLLVISGIALLANVGLRILEPWPLKFVFDYVLIPARGGSTDLLPGLATLDPIWLLTAVAMSVVVIAGLRAMAAYWSTVSLAILGSRVMTQVRNQLYQHLQRLSLRYHSQARSGDLIVRVSSDASRLQEILLTAALPLLVSVLTLTGMVAVMAWLDLKLTLLSLVTFPLFWLAATRLSRRIRHVSLQQRQREGAVAATAAESLAAIKLVQALSLEQAFANVFAQQNRLSLEESVETKRLTAHLERTVDVVIALGTAFVMWYGARLVVQDALSPGDVLVFLTYLKNAFKPVQNFAKYTGRLAKAAASGERILNVLEQQPEVCDRPNARPAPIFRGAVRLENLHFGYEPGHPILQGVSLSVQPGQRIAIVGPSGSGKSTLMSLMMRLYDPTAGRVLIDGRDIRNYTLESLRPQISVVLQDSLLFAATVRENIAYGVAGVSDSEIEAAARLANAHGFITALPQGYDTVVGERGATLSGGQRQRLAIARAALRRTPILLLDEPTTGLDNANEQAVVEALRRLSRGRTTFLITHDLHLATQADHILYLEQGRVLEQGTHAKLMRRNGPYSTLYRMQSALRDELVSVA, from the coding sequence ATGAATCGATCACCCTCCCAACCCAAACCTGGCCCCGGATTATGGCGGGTAATGGGGACCTTCTGGCCCTGTGTGCGCTCACAATGGCGATTGCTGGTGATTTCTGGCATCGCACTATTAGCCAATGTGGGCTTGCGAATACTAGAACCCTGGCCCCTGAAGTTTGTCTTCGACTATGTGCTGATTCCAGCCCGGGGCGGCAGCACCGATCTCTTACCGGGGCTGGCAACCCTAGACCCGATATGGCTGCTGACGGCAGTGGCGATGAGTGTTGTGGTCATTGCCGGGCTGCGGGCGATGGCGGCTTACTGGAGCACGGTCAGCTTAGCGATCTTGGGCAGTCGAGTCATGACCCAGGTGCGCAATCAGCTTTACCAGCATCTTCAACGGCTGTCTCTGAGATACCACAGTCAGGCCCGGAGTGGTGACCTGATTGTGCGAGTCAGCAGCGATGCCAGCCGCTTGCAGGAGATCTTGCTGACGGCGGCATTGCCGCTGCTGGTCAGTGTTCTGACCTTAACCGGGATGGTTGCCGTTATGGCTTGGTTAGACCTGAAGCTGACCCTCCTGTCTCTGGTGACGTTCCCGCTATTTTGGCTGGCGGCCACTCGCCTCAGCCGTCGGATTCGCCATGTCTCATTGCAGCAGCGACAGCGGGAAGGGGCAGTCGCCGCAACAGCAGCGGAATCTCTGGCTGCCATCAAGCTCGTGCAGGCACTGTCCCTAGAACAGGCCTTTGCCAATGTGTTTGCCCAGCAAAACCGCCTCAGTTTGGAAGAAAGCGTTGAGACTAAGCGGTTAACGGCGCACCTGGAGCGCACTGTAGATGTGGTGATTGCCCTTGGGACGGCCTTCGTCATGTGGTATGGGGCCCGGCTGGTGGTTCAAGATGCGCTCTCACCGGGGGATGTGCTAGTGTTTTTGACCTACTTAAAGAATGCCTTTAAGCCCGTGCAAAACTTTGCCAAATACACTGGACGCCTTGCAAAAGCGGCGGCGTCTGGGGAACGCATTCTCAACGTGCTAGAGCAGCAGCCAGAGGTGTGCGATCGCCCTAATGCTCGTCCTGCCCCAATCTTTCGGGGGGCTGTGCGCCTGGAAAATTTGCACTTTGGCTATGAACCCGGTCATCCAATCTTGCAGGGGGTTTCTCTCTCGGTGCAGCCCGGCCAGCGAATAGCCATAGTGGGGCCTTCCGGCAGCGGCAAGTCTACCCTGATGAGCCTGATGATGCGCCTGTATGACCCCACCGCTGGGCGGGTGCTGATTGATGGCCGCGACATCCGCAACTATACCCTGGAAAGCCTGCGTCCTCAGATCAGCGTGGTGTTGCAAGACAGCCTGTTGTTTGCCGCCACCGTGCGGGAAAACATCGCCTACGGGGTTGCTGGGGTCAGCGATAGCGAGATTGAAGCCGCCGCTCGCCTGGCCAATGCCCATGGGTTCATCACGGCCCTACCCCAGGGGTACGACACCGTCGTTGGAGAACGCGGCGCAACCCTATCTGGCGGGCAGCGGCAGCGCCTGGCGATCGCCCGCGCCGCCCTGCGCCGCACCCCAATTCTGCTCCTGGATGAGCCCACCACCGGTCTGGATAACGCCAATGAGCAGGCGGTGGTCGAGGCTCTGCGCAGGCTTTCCCGAGGTCGTACCACCTTCTTGATCACCCATGACCTGCATCTGGCCACCCAAGCCGACCACATCCTTTACCTAGAACAAGGGCGCGTGCTCGAGCAAGGCACCCACGCCAAACTCATGCGCCGCAATGGCCCCTACTCCACGTTGTATCGCATGCAATCAGCCCTTCGAGATGAGTTAGTTTCCGTCGCTTGA
- a CDS encoding ATP-binding protein produces the protein MSPPTLTWHSANRQYLLAHIARLHKILTHYIEGFSSSSAAGSLDVEVDLAPEVAAVLETHPAPFDRLGQLFHLNPCEQDTLLLCVGMELDPRFESLCLTANRAPNRNYPTLGLALAALPTSDARILSAEGPLQRWQLIELGEAVALTHAPLRINRRILCYLLNEPASEAQLQGIWSTVSTPLAQPLPPSHQALADRVAATWQQAGGAPPVLQLCGIDRQAKQAIAAAACQQQGWNLAQVKGGALPGNGRDRYQLAQHCLREALLLNSAVLLDCHEANLVEPQREAAILEFMELLDIPLIVSSRDRLPQPQRTVLTLDVNALTRPEQHALWQTHLATPADLNGQLGALVAQFNLSAAAIQTACASAQAGPTPDTPTDAPTLQQLWHYCRVQTRPHLEDLAQRIESHAAWADLVLPEPQMAVLHNIAIHVRQRAKVYQEWGFAGRSQRGLGISALFSGESGTGKTLAAEVLAQELHLDLYRIDLSAVVSKYIGETEKNLRRIFDAAEAGGAVLLFDEADALFGKRTEVKDSHDRHANVEVSYLLQRMEAFQGLAILTTNLKKSLDQAFMRRLRFIVDFPFPNKQSRTEIWRRIFPANTPTAALKYERLGNLNVSGGNIRSIAMNAAFLAAEAETAVHMSHILQATQQEYIKLDLRLTNSETQDWLTPSVKRR, from the coding sequence ATGTCGCCCCCCACCCTCACTTGGCACAGTGCCAATCGTCAGTATTTGCTGGCCCACATCGCCCGCCTGCACAAAATCCTGACCCACTACATTGAAGGGTTCAGCAGCAGCTCTGCAGCGGGGAGCCTCGACGTTGAAGTAGACCTTGCCCCTGAAGTGGCCGCAGTTCTGGAAACCCATCCGGCCCCGTTCGATCGCCTCGGTCAGCTTTTTCACCTCAACCCCTGTGAACAAGACACGTTGCTTTTGTGCGTGGGAATGGAGCTGGACCCCCGTTTCGAGAGCCTGTGCTTGACGGCTAATCGTGCGCCAAACCGGAATTACCCCACCCTCGGGCTGGCCCTCGCTGCGCTCCCTACTAGCGACGCTCGCATTCTGTCGGCAGAAGGGCCGTTGCAACGGTGGCAACTGATTGAGCTGGGGGAGGCCGTTGCCCTGACCCATGCCCCCCTGCGCATTAATCGCCGCATTCTTTGTTATCTCCTGAATGAGCCTGCTTCCGAGGCACAACTGCAGGGCATTTGGTCTACCGTATCAACCCCATTGGCGCAGCCTTTACCCCCCTCCCACCAGGCCCTGGCCGATCGCGTCGCGGCTACCTGGCAACAGGCGGGGGGTGCACCGCCCGTGCTGCAACTGTGTGGAATAGATCGGCAGGCGAAGCAGGCGATCGCGGCGGCAGCCTGTCAGCAGCAGGGGTGGAATTTGGCCCAGGTGAAAGGTGGTGCTTTACCAGGGAATGGGCGCGATCGCTACCAGCTGGCCCAGCACTGTCTGCGCGAAGCCTTACTCCTCAATAGTGCGGTGCTTCTGGATTGCCACGAAGCCAATCTGGTGGAACCCCAGCGGGAAGCAGCCATTCTAGAATTTATGGAATTGTTGGATATTCCCCTCATTGTCAGCAGTCGCGATCGCTTGCCCCAGCCCCAACGAACTGTCCTAACGCTGGATGTCAATGCCCTCACCCGACCTGAGCAGCATGCGCTCTGGCAGACTCACTTAGCCACTCCAGCTGACTTGAATGGTCAATTAGGGGCTCTGGTGGCGCAGTTCAACCTGAGTGCCGCTGCAATTCAGACCGCTTGTGCATCGGCGCAAGCCGGGCCAACCCCAGATACCCCGACCGATGCACCGACACTGCAGCAGCTCTGGCATTATTGCCGGGTGCAAACCCGCCCTCACTTGGAAGATCTTGCCCAGCGGATTGAATCCCATGCCGCATGGGCTGATCTTGTCCTGCCCGAACCGCAAATGGCCGTGCTCCACAACATTGCTATTCATGTGCGGCAACGGGCTAAAGTCTATCAGGAATGGGGGTTTGCCGGTCGCAGCCAGCGCGGTTTGGGCATCAGTGCGCTGTTTTCAGGAGAAAGTGGTACTGGAAAAACCCTTGCTGCAGAAGTCCTGGCTCAGGAGCTTCACCTTGATCTCTACCGGATTGATTTGAGTGCGGTGGTGAGTAAATACATTGGGGAAACCGAAAAGAACCTGCGCCGAATTTTTGATGCAGCGGAAGCCGGAGGAGCCGTTTTGCTCTTTGACGAAGCCGATGCCCTGTTTGGCAAACGAACGGAAGTCAAAGATAGCCACGATCGCCACGCCAATGTAGAAGTCAGCTATCTGCTGCAGCGGATGGAAGCCTTTCAAGGGTTAGCGATTTTAACCACGAACTTGAAAAAGTCGCTGGATCAAGCCTTTATGCGGCGACTACGGTTCATCGTAGATTTTCCCTTCCCCAACAAACAGTCTCGCACTGAAATTTGGCGACGCATTTTCCCAGCCAATACGCCGACGGCAGCCTTGAAGTATGAGAGACTGGGCAACCTGAATGTTTCGGGTGGTAATATTCGCTCCATTGCCATGAATGCCGCATTTCTGGCAGCGGAAGCTGAGACGGCCGTCCACATGTCTCATATTCTCCAGGCCACCCAACAGGAATACATCAAGTTAGATCTCAGGCTCACCAACTCTGAAACTCAAGACTGGCTCACCCCATCCGTCAAACGGCGTTAG
- a CDS encoding glycosyltransferase — MEESSLFAINRTKQLLPALTPRPFAGRKSYGVRAAPGKSFLSRGNASGKRRLRIALYSHDTMGLGHKRRNLLIAQALGDSDINADILMISGMRDASDVPTPEGVDYLTLPALYKRADGQYQSRRLRLVLEEMIQLRSQLICTAIKNFQPDVLIVDNVPRGAVRELDPTLEYVKSQPHIHCILGLRDVLDTRAAVQRDWQRADSEAAIRRYYETIWVYGDSDIYDIRAEYGLPADITAKMHPLGYLDQRARLRHTSPAVRSSLESLRLPKDNLVLCLVGGGQDGVALATAFAQATFPSDTTGVLLTGPFMPPEIQQQLHHWATTNPQLHILDYFEEPTLLIEQASRVVAMGGYNTTCEILSFQKPALIVPRVTPRLEQWIRAERLQQMGLVDVLHPDRLSPETVSTWLHQPIDTNPVRPTVNLNGLDNLLVALKQVLMAALLRDDALPSHASSHTGQTASLTSHPSTFLPCYR, encoded by the coding sequence ATGGAGGAAAGTAGCTTGTTTGCAATCAATCGAACTAAACAACTGCTCCCAGCACTGACGCCTCGACCTTTCGCAGGCAGGAAATCTTACGGGGTGAGGGCAGCCCCAGGAAAGTCTTTTTTATCCCGAGGTAATGCTTCTGGAAAACGGCGTTTGCGCATTGCGCTGTATTCCCACGACACGATGGGGCTGGGGCATAAACGGCGTAATCTGCTGATTGCTCAGGCCCTCGGAGACTCGGATATCAATGCAGATATTTTGATGATTAGCGGCATGCGGGACGCAAGCGACGTGCCGACGCCAGAAGGGGTAGATTACTTAACGTTGCCAGCCCTCTATAAACGTGCCGATGGGCAGTATCAGTCGCGGCGATTAAGGCTGGTTTTGGAAGAAATGATTCAGCTGCGATCGCAGCTTATCTGCACCGCGATCAAAAACTTCCAACCCGATGTGCTGATTGTAGATAACGTGCCTCGGGGAGCAGTGCGTGAACTAGACCCGACACTAGAGTATGTAAAATCGCAGCCCCATATCCACTGCATTTTGGGATTGCGGGATGTGCTAGATACCCGGGCAGCCGTGCAGCGTGACTGGCAGCGGGCTGATAGTGAAGCAGCCATTCGTCGCTACTACGAAACCATCTGGGTCTATGGCGACTCAGACATTTACGACATTCGAGCAGAATATGGTCTGCCCGCCGACATCACCGCCAAGATGCACCCCTTGGGTTACCTGGATCAACGCGCTCGGTTGCGCCACACCAGCCCAGCTGTCCGCTCCAGTCTGGAATCCCTACGCTTGCCTAAAGACAACCTGGTGTTGTGTCTAGTCGGGGGCGGACAAGACGGCGTTGCCCTGGCCACTGCCTTTGCCCAGGCAACCTTTCCATCCGATACGACCGGGGTGTTGCTAACGGGGCCGTTTATGCCGCCAGAGATTCAACAGCAGCTCCATCACTGGGCCACCACCAATCCTCAACTACACATTTTGGATTATTTCGAGGAACCCACCCTGCTGATAGAACAGGCTAGCCGGGTTGTGGCCATGGGTGGCTACAACACCACCTGCGAAATTCTTTCTTTCCAAAAACCGGCTCTGATCGTCCCTCGCGTCACCCCTCGGCTAGAACAGTGGATTCGGGCCGAACGGCTCCAGCAGATGGGGTTGGTAGACGTGTTGCACCCCGACCGTCTCAGCCCTGAGACCGTGAGTACCTGGCTGCACCAGCCCATCGACACCAATCCGGTGCGCCCAACCGTCAATCTCAACGGTTTAGATAACCTGCTGGTGGCGTTGAAACAGGTGCTGATGGCGGCATTACTGCGCGACGATGCCTTGCCGTCACACGCTTCATCTCACACCGGTCAGACTGCATCGCTAACGTCTCATCCTTCTACTTTTTTACCCTGCTACCGATGA
- a CDS encoding PHP domain-containing protein, whose protein sequence is MVSGPVQLDVSTRASASRSLELRDIFETVDESKCPSDYNFHMHTVHSDGQLSPETLIEQAIHLGLKEFAITDHHTVQGYRQAQQCLEDWQWRHPAPVASRRRQGKSHCLPRLWTGVEITALLADVDVHILGYAFEPDHEAIQSYLQGSSPRGQKQLAETVIHAIQKAGGLAVLAHPCRYRQPAEVLVPAAVEQGIDGIETYYAYDNPADWRPCPKRTPSMQRLADEFGIVSTCGTDTHGKTLTRRI, encoded by the coding sequence ATGGTGTCGGGCCCCGTCCAGTTAGATGTTTCAACTAGAGCATCAGCGAGCAGATCTCTAGAACTTCGGGACATTTTTGAGACGGTAGACGAATCTAAATGCCCGAGTGACTACAACTTTCATATGCACACGGTTCATTCTGACGGGCAGCTATCTCCTGAAACGCTTATAGAGCAAGCGATTCACCTGGGGCTCAAAGAGTTTGCAATTACCGATCACCATACGGTGCAAGGCTATCGCCAGGCTCAACAATGTTTAGAAGATTGGCAGTGGCGTCATCCGGCCCCTGTCGCTTCTAGGCGACGACAGGGGAAGAGTCACTGTTTGCCCCGATTGTGGACAGGGGTAGAGATCACGGCTTTGCTAGCGGATGTGGACGTTCACATTCTGGGATATGCTTTCGAACCTGACCATGAAGCAATTCAGTCGTATTTACAGGGATCCTCTCCTAGGGGCCAAAAGCAACTGGCAGAAACCGTAATTCACGCGATTCAGAAAGCAGGGGGGCTAGCAGTGTTAGCGCACCCTTGTCGCTATCGGCAACCAGCGGAGGTTTTGGTTCCAGCGGCAGTGGAGCAGGGGATTGATGGCATTGAAACCTATTACGCCTACGACAACCCTGCCGATTGGCGGCCTTGCCCTAAGCGAACCCCCTCAATGCAGCGGCTGGCAGATGAGTTTGGCATCGTTAGCACCTGTGGCACCGACACCCATGGGAAAACCCTCACGCGCCGCATTTGA
- a CDS encoding 50S ribosomal protein L32, which yields MAVPKKKTSKGKRDQRKAHWKRTAALQAQKALSLGKSVLTGRSKGFVYPSDEEEDDEE from the coding sequence ATGGCGGTTCCTAAGAAAAAGACCTCTAAGGGTAAGCGTGATCAGCGCAAAGCCCATTGGAAGCGCACGGCAGCGCTGCAAGCTCAAAAGGCGCTCTCTCTCGGTAAGTCCGTTCTCACAGGTCGTTCTAAGGGGTTTGTTTACCCCTCTGATGAAGAGGAAGATGACGAAGAGTAA
- a CDS encoding Fe(3+) ABC transporter substrate-binding protein produces MHKLTRRSFLVAGGATAALAAAQINRPRYGYAQTESINLYSSRHYNTDDALYEGFTEQTGIRVNLIEGNADELLERILSEGANSPADVFMTVDAGRLWRAVQEDIFSPVDSSSLESSIPENLRHPDGLWFGFSKRARVIMYNKDQVNPAELSTYEALTDSQWQGRILIRSSSNIYNQSLVGGMIETNGMEETTEWARGMVANFARPPEGNDTAQIKAAAAGLGDIAIANTYYLVRMGKSDDPADQEVFNKVGAFFPNQSGRGTHVNISGAGVLRRSPNRAGAVAFLEYLATPEAQSFFAEGNNEYPVVEGTPLDPVLESLGAFKEDEVNVEAYGSNASQAVQIMNEVGWI; encoded by the coding sequence ATGCACAAGTTAACGCGACGCTCCTTTTTGGTGGCAGGTGGGGCGACGGCTGCCTTGGCTGCGGCTCAAATCAACCGTCCTCGCTACGGCTATGCCCAGACGGAGTCAATTAACCTTTATTCATCGCGGCACTACAATACCGACGATGCTCTCTACGAAGGATTTACTGAGCAAACAGGGATTCGTGTCAATCTCATCGAAGGCAATGCCGATGAGCTTTTGGAGCGCATTCTTAGTGAGGGCGCAAACAGCCCTGCTGATGTGTTCATGACCGTTGACGCTGGGCGGCTATGGAGAGCCGTTCAGGAAGATATCTTCTCCCCAGTAGATTCCTCTTCTCTAGAAAGCAGTATTCCAGAGAACCTGCGTCACCCCGATGGTTTGTGGTTCGGTTTTTCGAAGCGGGCCCGCGTCATTATGTACAACAAAGACCAGGTAAACCCGGCAGAGCTCTCTACTTATGAAGCGCTGACTGATTCGCAGTGGCAAGGGCGCATTTTAATCCGTTCGTCTAGCAACATCTACAACCAGTCCTTAGTGGGTGGGATGATTGAGACGAATGGCATGGAGGAAACCACAGAATGGGCTCGTGGCATGGTGGCGAATTTTGCGCGCCCTCCAGAGGGGAATGACACCGCTCAGATCAAGGCGGCAGCCGCTGGTCTGGGGGATATTGCGATCGCCAACACCTACTACCTGGTTCGCATGGGTAAATCTGATGACCCCGCTGACCAGGAAGTGTTTAACAAAGTAGGAGCATTTTTCCCGAATCAGTCTGGGCGAGGCACCCATGTCAACATCAGTGGTGCTGGGGTGTTGAGACGGTCTCCTAACCGGGCCGGGGCAGTTGCCTTTTTAGAGTATCTTGCCACCCCCGAGGCTCAGTCATTCTTTGCCGAAGGCAACAACGAATATCCCGTCGTTGAAGGAACGCCCCTAGATCCCGTGTTGGAAAG
- a CDS encoding glycosyltransferase family 4 protein encodes MRIAYVCADPGIPVFGQKGCSIHVQEVIRALRHQGATVDLFAVHLGGAPAADLADLTVHSLPPISKGQAAVREKIALSINPSVWMDLKLTGPFDLIYERYSLWSYSAMEFAQIMGIPGLLEVNAPLIEEQAQHRELVHRDEAEKVAARAFQAASQLIAVSQEVKHYLTRWGIADKVHVTPNGVNHHRFPETLQPTIAKAANTFTVGFVGSLKPWHGLHHLVEAFTQLYQQVPQARLLIVGDGPQRDALVAELKQRGLQSVTCLTGAVSPEQIPGLLASMDVAVAPYPASSNFYFSPLKVVEYMAAGLPVVVSSRGQLLDLVTDGSTGLLCPPGDETALAIALEQLWQSPQLRQRLGQAARQYILAHHTWDAVAQQVLAIAQTPITA; translated from the coding sequence ATGCGGATTGCCTACGTTTGTGCCGATCCTGGGATTCCTGTCTTTGGGCAAAAAGGCTGCTCTATTCACGTGCAAGAGGTGATCCGAGCCTTGCGCCATCAGGGGGCAACGGTGGATCTGTTTGCCGTGCATTTAGGGGGGGCTCCTGCGGCTGATTTGGCTGATCTGACGGTGCATTCTCTGCCCCCCATCTCTAAAGGTCAAGCCGCTGTCAGAGAAAAGATAGCCCTCTCTATCAATCCCAGCGTATGGATGGATCTAAAGCTAACAGGGCCTTTTGACTTGATCTACGAACGCTATTCCCTGTGGAGCTACAGTGCTATGGAGTTTGCCCAGATCATGGGCATTCCCGGTTTGCTAGAGGTGAATGCTCCCCTGATTGAAGAACAGGCCCAGCATCGAGAATTGGTGCATCGAGACGAGGCTGAGAAAGTCGCTGCTCGAGCTTTTCAGGCCGCTAGTCAGCTGATCGCCGTGTCCCAAGAAGTCAAGCACTACCTGACTCGCTGGGGAATCGCAGACAAGGTGCATGTCACCCCCAATGGCGTGAATCATCACCGCTTTCCCGAAACCCTGCAGCCCACGATTGCCAAAGCTGCCAACACCTTTACTGTGGGCTTTGTGGGCTCTCTCAAACCCTGGCATGGCCTACACCATTTAGTCGAAGCCTTCACGCAGCTATACCAGCAGGTGCCCCAAGCGCGTCTGCTCATTGTGGGAGACGGCCCCCAGCGAGACGCCCTAGTTGCAGAGCTGAAGCAGCGGGGATTGCAATCGGTCACCTGCCTGACCGGAGCCGTCTCTCCCGAGCAAATTCCCGGCCTGCTGGCATCTATGGATGTCGCGGTGGCCCCCTACCCCGCCAGTTCCAACTTCTATTTCTCGCCACTCAAGGTAGTGGAATATATGGCGGCAGGGTTGCCTGTGGTGGTCAGCAGCAGAGGGCAACTGCTTGATTTGGTCACCGATGGGAGCACTGGATTGCTGTGCCCCCCTGGCGATGAAACCGCGTTAGCGATCGCCCTAGAGCAGCTGTGGCAATCGCCTCAACTGCGGCAGCGTCTAGGACAAGCGGCGCGACAATACATTTTGGCTCACCATACCTGGGACGCGGTGGCACAACAAGTACTTGCGATCGCCCAAACCCCTATCACGGCATGA
- a CDS encoding glycosyltransferase family 4 protein has translation MTTPTVAYIVKRYPRYSETFIVNEILAHEAAGLNVHIFALRPPVDTHFQDKIARVRAPVTYLKKPIAGRIVSALNSLMPNAASFFWAEMQEAAKVIPDIWSKLGYATGERSSVVYQAVWLAQEIRQQGITHLHAHFGTVSTSVARLAAHFADVPYSFTAHAKDIFHESVEPEDLRRKLRDAATVVTVSDYNVAYLLQQFGEDARTVQRIYNGMDLAELHYQPPTQRAPRILSVCRLVEKKGLSVLIDACALLKERGCEFTCQIVGTGPMEAALRSQVTSLHLDDWIEIIGPHPQGEVFELMRQAAVFAAPYVIGQDGNRDGLPTTLLEAMALGTPCVATDVTGIPEIIRDGVTGLQVAQQDVEGLANALQRLLTQPNLQVTLAAKARSLIETEFDIARNTAAIRACFQPDSSFIPKLQEV, from the coding sequence ATGACCACTCCTACCGTTGCTTACATCGTTAAACGCTATCCCCGCTATTCCGAAACCTTCATCGTGAATGAAATTTTGGCCCATGAGGCGGCAGGGCTCAACGTGCACATCTTTGCGTTGCGTCCCCCTGTGGACACCCACTTTCAGGACAAGATCGCACGGGTGAGGGCTCCGGTTACTTATTTGAAGAAGCCGATCGCGGGACGCATCGTCTCCGCTCTCAACAGCCTGATGCCGAATGCCGCTAGCTTCTTTTGGGCTGAGATGCAGGAAGCCGCCAAGGTAATTCCAGACATTTGGTCGAAGCTAGGGTACGCCACTGGTGAAAGATCCAGCGTCGTTTATCAGGCCGTATGGCTAGCCCAGGAAATTAGGCAGCAGGGCATTACCCACCTGCACGCCCACTTTGGCACTGTGTCCACTAGTGTTGCCCGGCTGGCGGCTCACTTTGCGGATGTCCCCTATAGCTTTACGGCCCACGCCAAAGACATTTTCCATGAAAGCGTGGAGCCTGAGGATCTGCGCCGCAAGCTGCGGGATGCCGCAACAGTGGTAACCGTCAGCGACTATAACGTGGCTTACCTGCTGCAGCAGTTTGGGGAAGATGCGCGCACCGTGCAGCGAATTTATAACGGCATGGATTTAGCAGAACTGCACTATCAGCCACCGACCCAGCGCGCACCCCGCATCCTTTCAGTGTGTCGCCTGGTGGAGAAAAAGGGACTGTCAGTATTGATTGATGCCTGCGCGCTGCTTAAAGAACGCGGGTGCGAATTTACCTGCCAAATTGTGGGCACCGGGCCGATGGAGGCGGCATTGCGATCGCAGGTCACCTCCCTGCACCTGGATGATTGGATTGAGATCATTGGCCCCCATCCCCAGGGGGAAGTGTTTGAGCTGATGCGGCAGGCGGCAGTGTTCGCGGCCCCCTATGTCATTGGCCAAGATGGCAACCGAGATGGTCTGCCCACAACCCTGCTAGAGGCGATGGCCCTGGGCACCCCCTGCGTCGCTACTGATGTCACGGGCATTCCCGAAATTATTCGCGATGGTGTAACCGGTTTGCAAGTAGCGCAACAGGACGTTGAGGGCCTGGCAAACGCCCTCCAGCGGCTGTTAACCCAGCCCAACTTGCAGGTAACCCTCGCTGCTAAGGCGCGATCGTTGATCGAAACCGAGTTTGACATTGCCCGCAATACCGCTGCTATACGCGCTTGTTTTCAACCAGACTCCTCTTTTATTCCTAAGCTCCAGGAGGTGTGA
- a CDS encoding phosphotransferase produces the protein MTSHALLENARDLQQAQTRLQDVIPSLRRVISATVVRHKPGRRALIEYRLNTSTGPLTLLGKLRFKGTDWASYRLQQTLWNQGFAADSPDSISVPEPMGVIPDWHLWLQRKVPGVPATELLPTPAGVPLASCIATLAHKLHQTPISTPKTHTLADELRILHERLPLVAQQHPQWEARIAQILNTCDTLTQDSSLHLPPSPPPPLHSSTHPPCRALTLIHRDFYADQVLVDRDRLWLVDLDLCCQGDPALDIGNFIAHITEQSLRQMGNPAAMAEREAALREAFIEAQLSSIRRSDSGTQPLDPDVRAGVQANPLRWAIELYTVLTLVRHIHISTGIAARRPYTEAILTLCETRIRDLLTAPR, from the coding sequence ATGACATCTCACGCTCTATTAGAAAACGCCCGTGATCTCCAGCAAGCCCAAACTCGCCTGCAGGACGTGATTCCAAGCCTACGCCGGGTGATTAGCGCCACCGTAGTGCGCCATAAGCCCGGTCGTCGTGCCCTGATTGAATACCGCCTCAACACCTCCACTGGCCCCCTCACTCTGCTGGGTAAACTGCGCTTCAAAGGCACCGACTGGGCCAGTTATCGTCTGCAGCAAACCCTGTGGAATCAAGGCTTTGCTGCAGACAGCCCAGACAGCATCTCCGTCCCCGAGCCGATGGGCGTTATCCCTGACTGGCACCTGTGGCTCCAGCGCAAGGTTCCTGGCGTCCCCGCGACTGAGCTACTGCCCACCCCTGCTGGTGTGCCCCTGGCCAGCTGCATTGCCACCCTGGCTCACAAACTGCATCAAACCCCCATCTCCACGCCTAAAACCCATACCCTTGCTGACGAACTGCGCATCCTCCACGAACGGCTCCCGCTGGTTGCCCAGCAACACCCTCAATGGGAAGCTCGCATTGCCCAAATCCTCAACACCTGCGATACCCTCACCCAAGACAGCTCCCTCCATCTTCCCCCCTCTCCCCCTCCCCCCCTCCACTCATCCACCCATCCCCCCTGCCGCGCTCTCACCCTCATCCACCGCGACTTCTATGCCGATCAGGTGCTCGTAGATCGCGATCGCCTCTGGCTGGTCGATCTCGATCTCTGCTGCCAAGGCGATCCGGCCCTGGATATTGGCAACTTCATTGCCCACATTACAGAACAGAGCCTGCGGCAGATGGGCAATCCAGCAGCAATGGCTGAACGAGAGGCTGCGTTGCGAGAAGCATTTATTGAGGCCCAGCTTTCCTCTATCAGGCGTTCTGATTCAGGGACCCAACCCCTTGACCCTGATGTCAGAGCTGGGGTGCAAGCGAACCCTCTACGGTGGGCAATTGAGCTTTACACGGTGCTCACCCTGGTGCGCCATATCCACATCAGCACTGGCATTGCCGCTCGTCGTCCCTACACTGAGGCAATTCTGACGCTCTGTGAGACTCGAATTCGAGACTTGCTGACGGCCCCACGTTAA